From Triticum urartu cultivar G1812 chromosome 2, Tu2.1, whole genome shotgun sequence, a single genomic window includes:
- the LOC125534870 gene encoding uncharacterized protein LOC125534870: MKENQSISVTILLAYLILAIGGKEVKCIRREENTSGVPLNQKVNKAILVDGRDVYDCIDVNLQPAFSHPLLKDHKIQMEPSSFPLSISTKSPSMDVIPQAQLPLIECPTGMIPILRNNRRVHTPIETIDKVTTNEEHEVAGVEYYDELYGTRAKINIYNPMVKNNSKDLSASWIQINKIIKAGVADGIGAGSWVYPSYSGDNSARFHVAWVDGLKTCPGHDCGIFVQVSSSVGLGGRLKPISVYKGPQYMIDVAIFKDPVTKHWWVAYGPQNIHIGYWPREIFHFMKDQCNYALWGGYVQGPTTSSDSPQMGSGHFASEGLGKAALVRNIEILNKKNKYVIPDENKFGFVTTNLSKYTAKGCVDGYSHFGVHTYYGGPGGFV; this comes from the exons ATGAAAGAAAATCAATCTATTAGTGTGACCATTCTCTTAGCATATCTTATTCTAGCCATCGGAGGAAAAGAAGTAAAGTGTATTAGACGAGAAGAAAATACTAGCGGGGTCCCACTGAATCAAAAAGTCAATAAGGCTATTCTG GTTGACGGAAGAGATGTTTATGACTGCATCGATGTGAATCTACAACCAGCCTTTAGCCATCCACTACTAAAAGACCACAAAATCCAG ATGGAACCAAGCTCTTTCCCACTGAGTATTTCTACCAAATCTCCGTCGATGGATGTCATCCCACAAGCCCAATTGCCCTTGATTGAGTGCCCTACAGGAATGATTCCGATATTGCGTAACAACAGAAGGGTCCACACGCCAATAGAAACTATTGATAAAGTGACTACCAATGAAGAACATGAG GTTGCAGGAGTGGAGTATTATGATGAGCTATATGGAACGCGGGCTAAAATAAATATCTATAATCCTATGGTGAAAAATAATAGTAAGGATCTAAGTGCATCATGGATACAAATTAATAAGATAATAAAAGCAGGTGTTGCAGATGGGATCGGGGCTGGTTCTTGGGTATATCCAAGCTACAGTGGTGACAACTCTGCTAGGTTTCATGTTGCTTG GGTTGATGGCTTAAAGACTTGCCCTGGTCATGATTGTGGCATTTTCGTGCAAGTTAGCTCAAGTGTTGGTCTAGGAGGAAGACTTAAACCAATTTCTGTCTATAAAGGACCACAATACATGATAGATGTTGCTATTTTCAAG GATCCAGTGACTAAACATTGGTGGGTGGCTTACGGTCCACAAAACATACATATTGGATACTGGCCAAGAGAAATTTTCCATTTCATGAAGGATCAATGTAATTATGCATTATGGGGTGGATATGTTCAAGGTCCGACAACATCATCAGATTCTCCACAAATGGGTAGTGGCCATTTTGCTTCCGAAGGACTTGGAAAAGCAGCATTGGTGAGAAATATCGAAATTTTAAATAAGAAAAACAAGTATGTTATTCCAGATGAAAATAAATTTGGGTTTGTCACCACCAATTTATCCAAATATACTGCAAAGGGTTGTGTTGATGGATATAGTCACTTCGGTGTGCATACTTACTATGGTGGACCTGGTGGTTTTGTTTGA